Part of the Pseudarthrobacter sp. L1SW genome, GACGAAAATGTTGCCCGGGTGCGGGTCCGCGTGGAAGAAGCCGGTGGTAAACAGCTGGTCGAACATGACTGACGCGAACACCGGGGCCACTTCGGCCGGATCGATGCCGGCGGCACGGAGCGCCCTGGCCTCGGTGATCTTGATGGCCGTGACATCTTCGAGGGTAAGGACGCGCCGGGTTGTCCGCTCCCACGCGACGCGGGGCACGCTGACCCTGCCGTCACCGGCAAACCCGGCGTCGAAGCGCTCGGCATTTACCGCCTCGTGAAGGTAGTCGATCTCCTCGAAGCTTGTCTGAGCGAACTCCTCGACCAAGGCCGGGACGTCCGCCCGGCTGGAAACCATACGGATGCGGCTGAGCCATCCTCCCACCTTGCGCAGGGCCGCCAGGTCGACGTCGACAATGTCCTGGATGCCCGGGCGCTGCACCTTCAGCACCACATCGGCGAGTCCGGTATCGGCGGCGTCGGCAGGCAGGAGGCGGGCGCGGTGCGCCTGCCCCAGCGAGGCCGCCGCGACCGGTGTTTCCTCCACGAAGGCGAACACCTGCTCAAGCGGTGCCCCGAGTTCCTGCTCCGCAAGGGCGCGGATCGCGGGAAACGGAACCGGGGGAACCTCGTCCTGCAGGCCCTCAAGCTCCTTGGTGATCTCCGGCGGAAGGACGTCGAGCCTGGAGGACAGGAACTGTCCCACCTTGATCATCAGACCGCCCAGTTCCACCGCCAGCAGGCGGAATTTCCGGGCGAAGCCCTGCATCCGTTGCGAACGTGTCCGTCCGGCGATGCGGGCAAGTCCGATCCGCGGGAGGAAAAGCTCAAACCACCACGTCACCGCCAGGTTCCACGCGGCAAAGCGAAGGATACGGCGGTAGCGGGCACGGGTGTCTCCGGCGCCGGGTACCGGGGCGGGACGGTCCCGGTGGACAGGCGCCACCCGCGTCAGTCCTGGGCGAGGATCGAGTAGAGCCGGCGCCGTGCCTCGTCGAGCACTGCCACCGCCTGCCGCACCTGTTCCGGTGAACCCGTACGGCCAACCTGGGCGGCCGCCTGGGCCAGTTCCACGCCCGCCTTGGGCAGGGCAGCAAAACCGCCGGCCTGGGAGCCCACTGATTCCCAGGGGGCCGCCGCGGCATGGTCGTGCGCCACTTCCTCACGGCCGGCCTCGGTCAGCGAATAGATCTTGCGGCCGTTGGACTCCTCGGAACTGATGGTGCCCTCGTCCGCGAGCAGCTGCAGTGTGGGATAGACGGAGCCGGCGCTTGGCTTCCAGCTGCCGTTGCTGCGCTCCTCGATTTCGCGGATGATCTGGTAGCCGTGCATTGGCCGCTCCGCCAGCAGGGCCAGTACGGCAGCGCGGACCTCCCCTTTGCCGGCGCGGGTTCCCGCACGCTTTTCGAACCGCGAACGCAGTTCCTCGACGGCCTGCCACATGCCGTCAATATTGCTCCCCCCGAAGCCACCGGATGGATACGGACCACGCATGATGTTGCCCTCCTGTGAATCGTGAACGATATACAACGATACTCAACGACACAGGCCAAGAGCTAGGGGTACCCAGGATCCGTCCGCAGCCGGGGCGCCGGTCTGGGCGGCAGCGTCAGGTCCTGCGGATCGTGAGGATCTGCTCCGCACGCCCGAACGGACCCTTGAGGTCGTGCAGCACGGTGGACGTCAGGCCAATCCCGTCCCCGCCGAACGACACGGCGTTGTCCAGGCCCAGCCATTCCCCTTCGGGGCGGCGGTACATGTGGATCTGCAGGTCCAGGTTAGGGAAGGCGTAGCTGTCCTTGCCCGGGGGAACCCGCGCCGCGATGCCGTTGGCCGTGTCCACCATTCCCATCAGCCGGGCAAGGTCGCCGCTGTTGGCGCGGTCCGTCAGAGGGTGCTCCGTCCGGAGCCATACCTTCCCGGCACCCGGGCGGTGCCCTTCCGCCACCCGCATTTCGAGCGAGCGGATGTAGCCGCCCGGCCAGACGGACGCGCCGTCGTAGGGCTTGCAGTCCTCCGGACCGGGAATTGGGCTGTCCTCGATGGCCGCCACGCCCGTGGTATCGCTGGTGGCCAGCCGCCACGCGGTGGCGCGGATCGCCGTCCGCCCGCCCGCCACCAGTTCCGCCTGGAGGAGTTCGATGGTCTTCCCCGGCCGCAGGGTGGTGGTTTCGATGTGGAAGGCGCCGCCCGGGATGAGGCCCAGGATCTCGTAGCTGATCCGCGCCATCCGCATGTCATCCCGGGGCTCATGCCGTTCCAGGCTGTCCGCCATCAGGCCTGACGCAGGCGCCATGTGCTGTTCATGCACGTTCCAGGCGCCCTGGGCATGGATGGTGGAACAGAAGCGTCCCCCGCCCAGGTCCTGGTAGTAGAAGCTTCCCTCGGCCAGTTCAGGCAAGTCTGCAGTCAACGCGGGCCCCTCCGGTCATACTCAGTGAATTGGTCTTAACTCTATCTGCCGTCTGCCGGGGGCCGGTCTGGGCCACTCCACCGGTCGGCTGCGCGGGCCCCGCCGGAACCGCCGCACTGGACCACCGACCGGGGGGACTTCGCCGGACGCGGCGAAATGTTGGAGCCTGACAGGATTCATCCGACTAGACTCAGGAACTGGTCCTGTCAGCAACCCTCGGAAGAGGTGTTCCATGCGTGTCATCAGCTACAACCTCCGCAAGCACAAGGCGAGCGGTGAACTCCTCGCACTGGCGCGGAACCATGACATTGATGCGCTCTGCCTCCAGGAGGTGGATTCCAGCGACCTCCCCGAAACGCTGGGGCCGCTCCACCTGGCGGATGCCACGAAAGGTAACCGGCTGGGGCTCGCCATTTATTACCGCATGAGCCGCTTCACTGCCTTGGACACCCAGTCGTTCGCGCTCAAGAAGTCAATGCATGACCGGGTCCTGGCCCCGGCCCACGAACGCCTGATCGGCACCCGGGTGATGGACAACGAGACGCAGCATGAACTGGTCATCGGCTCGTTCCACGCCGCGCCCCTCACGGCGTCGAACTCGCTGCGGCGGAAGCAGATCCACGCCGCCCACGCTGAGCTGCTCAGCATGGGCAAGGGCCTGATGACCCTCATGGTGGGAGACTTCAACTATCCGTTCTTCACGAAGAACCTGGACATGCACATGAAGAATTCCGGCTATGCCCTGTCGCTCAGCAACAGGCGCACCTACACCCGGTACAAGGTGTTCAAGGGCCACTTCGATTTTGCGACGTCGCTGGGCCTGGACATCGAAAGCGTCGAAACGCTTCCCCGCGGAAACTCGGACCACCTCCCCATCCTGGTCCACGCCGAGTACGGTCCGGACTACTAGGCTCCGAGCCGTTCGCGCAGGGCGGGCCAGGATGCCTCGAAACCCGGGTGCAGTTCCAGCGCTGCCACGTCGGGCAGGGGCACCCACCGCAATTCGAGGCTTTCCGGATCACTGATCACCGGGTCGAAGGGCTCCCTGACCTGGACCACCACCGTGGTGTAGGACCAATAACCGACGTCAAACAAGGACGTGAAGAGTACCTCGACATTGCCGGCGGGTAC contains:
- a CDS encoding AarF/ABC1/UbiB kinase family protein, coding for MAPVHRDRPAPVPGAGDTRARYRRILRFAAWNLAVTWWFELFLPRIGLARIAGRTRSQRMQGFARKFRLLAVELGGLMIKVGQFLSSRLDVLPPEITKELEGLQDEVPPVPFPAIRALAEQELGAPLEQVFAFVEETPVAAASLGQAHRARLLPADAADTGLADVVLKVQRPGIQDIVDVDLAALRKVGGWLSRIRMVSSRADVPALVEEFAQTSFEEIDYLHEAVNAERFDAGFAGDGRVSVPRVAWERTTRRVLTLEDVTAIKITEARALRAAGIDPAEVAPVFASVMFDQLFTTGFFHADPHPGNIFVTPVSTGSGEHPWKLTFIDFGMMGEVTASTRSGLRKLLIAAAARDGKGLVAAINDVGVLVPSADRQELERAMIHLFARFGGMGFAELREVDPKEFRDFAVEFGDVVRSLPFQLPENFLLIIRAMSLTSGVCSSLDERFNLWDSVEPYAARLLRDERGNLVQDAAQQAVEAAAIALRLPKRLDALASRLEEGSLAVANPRLERQLARLDRRARRSASALVFAALLVAGAVVRADDLVLGNVLMAGSVVPLLHGLWAGRRGL
- a CDS encoding PadR family transcriptional regulator; protein product: MRGPYPSGGFGGSNIDGMWQAVEELRSRFEKRAGTRAGKGEVRAAVLALLAERPMHGYQIIREIEERSNGSWKPSAGSVYPTLQLLADEGTISSEESNGRKIYSLTEAGREEVAHDHAAAAPWESVGSQAGGFAALPKAGVELAQAAAQVGRTGSPEQVRQAVAVLDEARRRLYSILAQD
- a CDS encoding thioesterase family protein, with amino-acid sequence MTADLPELAEGSFYYQDLGGGRFCSTIHAQGAWNVHEQHMAPASGLMADSLERHEPRDDMRMARISYEILGLIPGGAFHIETTTLRPGKTIELLQAELVAGGRTAIRATAWRLATSDTTGVAAIEDSPIPGPEDCKPYDGASVWPGGYIRSLEMRVAEGHRPGAGKVWLRTEHPLTDRANSGDLARLMGMVDTANGIAARVPPGKDSYAFPNLDLQIHMYRRPEGEWLGLDNAVSFGGDGIGLTSTVLHDLKGPFGRAEQILTIRRT
- a CDS encoding endonuclease/exonuclease/phosphatase family protein, whose translation is MRVISYNLRKHKASGELLALARNHDIDALCLQEVDSSDLPETLGPLHLADATKGNRLGLAIYYRMSRFTALDTQSFALKKSMHDRVLAPAHERLIGTRVMDNETQHELVIGSFHAAPLTASNSLRRKQIHAAHAELLSMGKGLMTLMVGDFNYPFFTKNLDMHMKNSGYALSLSNRRTYTRYKVFKGHFDFATSLGLDIESVETLPRGNSDHLPILVHAEYGPDY